A single Amphiura filiformis chromosome 19, Afil_fr2py, whole genome shotgun sequence DNA region contains:
- the LOC140140283 gene encoding adhesion G-protein coupled receptor D1-like — MLVEGIHLYRLIVIVYGYERNFKWLYYIVGWVVPVPIVCISAGIRYTHYGQNGTCWLSTEDGFSWAFVGPVLLIISLNLIILALVVKTIMTLNKESLDHDNIAIVRSGLKTAFMLLPMLGITWIFGLLANFTIVFAYLFTIFNSVEGVWLVVVCCVLNMEVREAVLSMWQRQMNSNRVGHEPPGGTGYEMAPGEMAQPERKGVQVHVHIHANVDVQSIPEFANVES, encoded by the exons ATGTTGGTTGAAGGAATCCACCTGTATCGCCTCATTGTTATTGTTTATGGCTATGAGAGAAATTTTAAATGGCTCTACTACATCGTTGGATGGG TTGTACCGGTACCGATAGTGTGTATTTCAGCTGGTATTCGATACACTCATTACGGACAAAACGGAAC GTGTTGGTTGTCGACGGAAGATGGGTTTAGCTGGGCGTTTGTTGGTCCTGTGTTATTGATCATATCG TTGAATCTGATAATTCTTGCACTTGTGGTTAAAACAATCATGACTTTGAATAAGGAGTCGTTGGACCATGACAACATTGCAATAGTAAG ATCTGGACTGAAGACGGCTTTTATGCTGCTCCCAATGCTGGGTATAACTTGGATATTTGGTCTCTTGGCAAACTTCACCATTGTCTTTGCCTATCTGTTTACAATATTTAACAGCGTAGAG GGAGTATGGTTGGTGGTCGTTTGTTGTGTTCTTAACATGGAG GTGCGCGAAGCGGTATTGTCAATGTGGCAACGTCAAATGAATTCTAACCGAGTAGGACATGAACCACCGGGAGGAACTGGTTATGAAATGGCCCCGGGTGAAATGGCTCAGCCTGAAAGAAAAGGGGTCCAAGTGCATGTCCATATCCATGCCAACGTTGATGTTCAG TCGATTCCGGAGTTTGCAAATGTCGAATCATGA